A genomic segment from Diospyros lotus cultivar Yz01 chromosome 5, ASM1463336v1, whole genome shotgun sequence encodes:
- the LOC127802860 gene encoding D-ribulose kinase isoform X4, with protein sequence MLVDGYILVWILARLGLGMLLLTNKGHYGLKERGIILLTRSFLMSRKSKDTEDWLCSWKTTLHLLLEDVPITLRPLVASISIDGTSATTIIVDSESGEPLCRPFMYNESCTDALPAVKAIAPANHTVCSGSSTLCKLVSWWNSDNSKKESALLLHQADWLLWLLHGKLGVSDYNNALKVGYDPELESYPSWLLAQPYSRILPSVQAPGTSIGPIKEDIRTQLGFPEDCVVCTGTTDSIAAFLAARAIQPGQAVTSLGSTLAIKLLSTNRIENALFGVYSHRLDDKWLVGGASNTGGAVLRQIFTDEQLVKLSEHINPAEASPLDYYPLPAVGERFPVADPKMKPRLHPRPENDVEYLHGIFESIARIEAKAYGLLKDLGATKVEEVFTAGGGAKNGKWTKIRERVLGLPVSRATQTEAAYGAALLALKGAQSDVQ encoded by the exons ATGTTGGTGGACGGCTATATCTTGGTATGGATTTTGGCACGTCTGGGGCTAGGTATGCTCTTATTGACCAACAAGGGACATTACGGGCTGAAGGAAAGAGGGATTATCCTTCTTACACG CTCCTTTTTGATGTCTAGAAAGAGCAAAGATACAGAGGATTGGTTGTGCTCGTGGAAAACAACCCTTCACTTGCTTCTTGAAGATGTTCCCATTACTCTCCGCCCATTGGTTGCTTCTATCTCTATAGATGGAACTTCTGCAACAACTATCATTGTTGACAG TGAATCGGGAGAACCATTATGTAGGCCTTTCATGTACAATGAAAGTTGTACTGATGCTTTACCAGCAGTTAAGGCCATTGCCCCAGCAAACCACACAGTCTGCTCTGGTTCCTCTACATTGTGCAAACTTGTATCATGGTGGAACTCTGACAACTCGAAGAAAGAATCTGCATTGTTGTTGCATCAAGCAGATTGGTTATTGTGGCTTCTTCATGGCAAGCTTGGAGTGTCTGATTATAATAATGCTCTGAAG GTTGGCTACGATCCTGAACTTGAATCCTATCCAAGCTGGCTGCTTGCCCAGCCTTATTCACGCATTTTACCTTCAGTCCAGGCTCCTGGAACTTCAATTGGACCTATAAAGGAAGACATCAGAACACAGCTTG GGTTTCCAGAAGACTGTGTTGTCTGTACAGGAACCACTGATAGTATAGCTGCCTTTCTTGCTGCACGTGCTATACAACCTGGGCAAGCT GTAACATCTCTGGGTTCAACTCTTGCCATAAAACTACTAAGCACCAATAGAATTGAGAATGCACTGTTCGGGGTTTACAGCCATCGCCTTGATGACAAATGGCTTGTTGGTGGAGCTTCAAATACGGGCGGAGCTGTTCTTAGACAAATTTTTACTGATGAGCAACTGGTGAAACTGAGTGAGCATATCAATCCGGCAGAAGCTTCCCCTCTAGACTACTATCCTCTTCCAGCAGTTGGTGAGAGATTTCCCGTGGCAGATCCTAAAATGAAGCCCAG ATTGCATCCCCGTCCAGAAAACGATGTCGAGTACTTGCATGGGATTTTCGAATCCATTGCGCGGATAGAG GCTAAAGCTTATGGCTTGCTGAAAGATCTGGGAGCAACCAAGGTTGAAGAAGTGTTCACAGCGGGAGGAGGTGCGAAAAATGGAAAGTGGACGAAGATTCGAGAGAGGGTACTGGGCTTGCCTGTGAGCCGGGCTACTCAAACAGAGGCTGCTTATGGAGCTGCTTTATTGGCATTAAAGGGTGCACAATCAGATGTACAATAA
- the LOC127802860 gene encoding D-ribulose kinase isoform X1: MAASIYYAPCSSLFLRPAPKKLDKGRTTIMASRMVRSKDNAGVGVDVGGRLYLGMDFGTSGARYALIDQQGTLRAEGKRDYPSYTSKDTEDWLCSWKTTLHLLLEDVPITLRPLVASISIDGTSATTIIVDSESGEPLCRPFMYNESCTDALPAVKAIAPANHTVCSGSSTLCKLVSWWNSDNSKKESALLLHQADWLLWLLHGKLGVSDYNNALKVGYDPELESYPSWLLAQPYSRILPSVQAPGTSIGPIKEDIRTQLGFPEDCVVCTGTTDSIAAFLAARAIQPGQAVTSLGSTLAIKLLSTNRIENALFGVYSHRLDDKWLVGGASNTGGAVLRQIFTDEQLVKLSEHINPAEASPLDYYPLPAVGERFPVADPKMKPRLHPRPENDVEYLHGIFESIARIEAKAYGLLKDLGATKVEEVFTAGGGAKNGKWTKIRERVLGLPVSRATQTEAAYGAALLALKGAQSDVQ; this comes from the exons ATGGCAGCATCGATCTACTACGCGCCATGCTCGTCCCTGTTTCTCCGGCCGGCACCTAAGAAACTCG ATAAAGGGAGAACAACAATTATGGCGTCTAGAATGGTTAGGAGTAAAGATAACGCGGGAGTTGGCGTTGATGTTGGTGGACGGCTATATCTTGGTATGGATTTTGGCACGTCTGGGGCTAGGTATGCTCTTATTGACCAACAAGGGACATTACGGGCTGAAGGAAAGAGGGATTATCCTTCTTACACG AGCAAAGATACAGAGGATTGGTTGTGCTCGTGGAAAACAACCCTTCACTTGCTTCTTGAAGATGTTCCCATTACTCTCCGCCCATTGGTTGCTTCTATCTCTATAGATGGAACTTCTGCAACAACTATCATTGTTGACAG TGAATCGGGAGAACCATTATGTAGGCCTTTCATGTACAATGAAAGTTGTACTGATGCTTTACCAGCAGTTAAGGCCATTGCCCCAGCAAACCACACAGTCTGCTCTGGTTCCTCTACATTGTGCAAACTTGTATCATGGTGGAACTCTGACAACTCGAAGAAAGAATCTGCATTGTTGTTGCATCAAGCAGATTGGTTATTGTGGCTTCTTCATGGCAAGCTTGGAGTGTCTGATTATAATAATGCTCTGAAG GTTGGCTACGATCCTGAACTTGAATCCTATCCAAGCTGGCTGCTTGCCCAGCCTTATTCACGCATTTTACCTTCAGTCCAGGCTCCTGGAACTTCAATTGGACCTATAAAGGAAGACATCAGAACACAGCTTG GGTTTCCAGAAGACTGTGTTGTCTGTACAGGAACCACTGATAGTATAGCTGCCTTTCTTGCTGCACGTGCTATACAACCTGGGCAAGCT GTAACATCTCTGGGTTCAACTCTTGCCATAAAACTACTAAGCACCAATAGAATTGAGAATGCACTGTTCGGGGTTTACAGCCATCGCCTTGATGACAAATGGCTTGTTGGTGGAGCTTCAAATACGGGCGGAGCTGTTCTTAGACAAATTTTTACTGATGAGCAACTGGTGAAACTGAGTGAGCATATCAATCCGGCAGAAGCTTCCCCTCTAGACTACTATCCTCTTCCAGCAGTTGGTGAGAGATTTCCCGTGGCAGATCCTAAAATGAAGCCCAG ATTGCATCCCCGTCCAGAAAACGATGTCGAGTACTTGCATGGGATTTTCGAATCCATTGCGCGGATAGAG GCTAAAGCTTATGGCTTGCTGAAAGATCTGGGAGCAACCAAGGTTGAAGAAGTGTTCACAGCGGGAGGAGGTGCGAAAAATGGAAAGTGGACGAAGATTCGAGAGAGGGTACTGGGCTTGCCTGTGAGCCGGGCTACTCAAACAGAGGCTGCTTATGGAGCTGCTTTATTGGCATTAAAGGGTGCACAATCAGATGTACAATAA
- the LOC127802860 gene encoding D-ribulose kinase isoform X3, whose amino-acid sequence MASRMVRSKDNAGVGVDVGGRLYLGMDFGTSGARYALIDQQGTLRAEGKRDYPSYTSKDTEDWLCSWKTTLHLLLEDVPITLRPLVASISIDGTSATTIIVDSESGEPLCRPFMYNESCTDALPAVKAIAPANHTVCSGSSTLCKLVSWWNSDNSKKESALLLHQADWLLWLLHGKLGVSDYNNALKVGYDPELESYPSWLLAQPYSRILPSVQAPGTSIGPIKEDIRTQLGFPEDCVVCTGTTDSIAAFLAARAIQPGQAVTSLGSTLAIKLLSTNRIENALFGVYSHRLDDKWLVGGASNTGGAVLRQIFTDEQLVKLSEHINPAEASPLDYYPLPAVGERFPVADPKMKPRLHPRPENDVEYLHGIFESIARIEAKAYGLLKDLGATKVEEVFTAGGGAKNGKWTKIRERVLGLPVSRATQTEAAYGAALLALKGAQSDVQ is encoded by the exons ATGGCGTCTAGAATGGTTAGGAGTAAAGATAACGCGGGAGTTGGCGTTGATGTTGGTGGACGGCTATATCTTGGTATGGATTTTGGCACGTCTGGGGCTAGGTATGCTCTTATTGACCAACAAGGGACATTACGGGCTGAAGGAAAGAGGGATTATCCTTCTTACACG AGCAAAGATACAGAGGATTGGTTGTGCTCGTGGAAAACAACCCTTCACTTGCTTCTTGAAGATGTTCCCATTACTCTCCGCCCATTGGTTGCTTCTATCTCTATAGATGGAACTTCTGCAACAACTATCATTGTTGACAG TGAATCGGGAGAACCATTATGTAGGCCTTTCATGTACAATGAAAGTTGTACTGATGCTTTACCAGCAGTTAAGGCCATTGCCCCAGCAAACCACACAGTCTGCTCTGGTTCCTCTACATTGTGCAAACTTGTATCATGGTGGAACTCTGACAACTCGAAGAAAGAATCTGCATTGTTGTTGCATCAAGCAGATTGGTTATTGTGGCTTCTTCATGGCAAGCTTGGAGTGTCTGATTATAATAATGCTCTGAAG GTTGGCTACGATCCTGAACTTGAATCCTATCCAAGCTGGCTGCTTGCCCAGCCTTATTCACGCATTTTACCTTCAGTCCAGGCTCCTGGAACTTCAATTGGACCTATAAAGGAAGACATCAGAACACAGCTTG GGTTTCCAGAAGACTGTGTTGTCTGTACAGGAACCACTGATAGTATAGCTGCCTTTCTTGCTGCACGTGCTATACAACCTGGGCAAGCT GTAACATCTCTGGGTTCAACTCTTGCCATAAAACTACTAAGCACCAATAGAATTGAGAATGCACTGTTCGGGGTTTACAGCCATCGCCTTGATGACAAATGGCTTGTTGGTGGAGCTTCAAATACGGGCGGAGCTGTTCTTAGACAAATTTTTACTGATGAGCAACTGGTGAAACTGAGTGAGCATATCAATCCGGCAGAAGCTTCCCCTCTAGACTACTATCCTCTTCCAGCAGTTGGTGAGAGATTTCCCGTGGCAGATCCTAAAATGAAGCCCAG ATTGCATCCCCGTCCAGAAAACGATGTCGAGTACTTGCATGGGATTTTCGAATCCATTGCGCGGATAGAG GCTAAAGCTTATGGCTTGCTGAAAGATCTGGGAGCAACCAAGGTTGAAGAAGTGTTCACAGCGGGAGGAGGTGCGAAAAATGGAAAGTGGACGAAGATTCGAGAGAGGGTACTGGGCTTGCCTGTGAGCCGGGCTACTCAAACAGAGGCTGCTTATGGAGCTGCTTTATTGGCATTAAAGGGTGCACAATCAGATGTACAATAA
- the LOC127802860 gene encoding D-ribulose kinase isoform X5, with the protein MLVDGYILVWILARLGLGMLLLTNKGHYGLKERGIILLTRKSKDTEDWLCSWKTTLHLLLEDVPITLRPLVASISIDGTSATTIIVDSESGEPLCRPFMYNESCTDALPAVKAIAPANHTVCSGSSTLCKLVSWWNSDNSKKESALLLHQADWLLWLLHGKLGVSDYNNALKVGYDPELESYPSWLLAQPYSRILPSVQAPGTSIGPIKEDIRTQLGFPEDCVVCTGTTDSIAAFLAARAIQPGQAVTSLGSTLAIKLLSTNRIENALFGVYSHRLDDKWLVGGASNTGGAVLRQIFTDEQLVKLSEHINPAEASPLDYYPLPAVGERFPVADPKMKPRLHPRPENDVEYLHGIFESIARIEAKAYGLLKDLGATKVEEVFTAGGGAKNGKWTKIRERVLGLPVSRATQTEAAYGAALLALKGAQSDVQ; encoded by the exons ATGTTGGTGGACGGCTATATCTTGGTATGGATTTTGGCACGTCTGGGGCTAGGTATGCTCTTATTGACCAACAAGGGACATTACGGGCTGAAGGAAAGAGGGATTATCCTTCTTACACG AAAGAGCAAAGATACAGAGGATTGGTTGTGCTCGTGGAAAACAACCCTTCACTTGCTTCTTGAAGATGTTCCCATTACTCTCCGCCCATTGGTTGCTTCTATCTCTATAGATGGAACTTCTGCAACAACTATCATTGTTGACAG TGAATCGGGAGAACCATTATGTAGGCCTTTCATGTACAATGAAAGTTGTACTGATGCTTTACCAGCAGTTAAGGCCATTGCCCCAGCAAACCACACAGTCTGCTCTGGTTCCTCTACATTGTGCAAACTTGTATCATGGTGGAACTCTGACAACTCGAAGAAAGAATCTGCATTGTTGTTGCATCAAGCAGATTGGTTATTGTGGCTTCTTCATGGCAAGCTTGGAGTGTCTGATTATAATAATGCTCTGAAG GTTGGCTACGATCCTGAACTTGAATCCTATCCAAGCTGGCTGCTTGCCCAGCCTTATTCACGCATTTTACCTTCAGTCCAGGCTCCTGGAACTTCAATTGGACCTATAAAGGAAGACATCAGAACACAGCTTG GGTTTCCAGAAGACTGTGTTGTCTGTACAGGAACCACTGATAGTATAGCTGCCTTTCTTGCTGCACGTGCTATACAACCTGGGCAAGCT GTAACATCTCTGGGTTCAACTCTTGCCATAAAACTACTAAGCACCAATAGAATTGAGAATGCACTGTTCGGGGTTTACAGCCATCGCCTTGATGACAAATGGCTTGTTGGTGGAGCTTCAAATACGGGCGGAGCTGTTCTTAGACAAATTTTTACTGATGAGCAACTGGTGAAACTGAGTGAGCATATCAATCCGGCAGAAGCTTCCCCTCTAGACTACTATCCTCTTCCAGCAGTTGGTGAGAGATTTCCCGTGGCAGATCCTAAAATGAAGCCCAG ATTGCATCCCCGTCCAGAAAACGATGTCGAGTACTTGCATGGGATTTTCGAATCCATTGCGCGGATAGAG GCTAAAGCTTATGGCTTGCTGAAAGATCTGGGAGCAACCAAGGTTGAAGAAGTGTTCACAGCGGGAGGAGGTGCGAAAAATGGAAAGTGGACGAAGATTCGAGAGAGGGTACTGGGCTTGCCTGTGAGCCGGGCTACTCAAACAGAGGCTGCTTATGGAGCTGCTTTATTGGCATTAAAGGGTGCACAATCAGATGTACAATAA
- the LOC127802860 gene encoding D-ribulose kinase isoform X2, with protein sequence MKILPVLSSLLALNIDKGRTTIMASRMVRSKDNAGVGVDVGGRLYLGMDFGTSGARYALIDQQGTLRAEGKRDYPSYTSKDTEDWLCSWKTTLHLLLEDVPITLRPLVASISIDGTSATTIIVDSESGEPLCRPFMYNESCTDALPAVKAIAPANHTVCSGSSTLCKLVSWWNSDNSKKESALLLHQADWLLWLLHGKLGVSDYNNALKVGYDPELESYPSWLLAQPYSRILPSVQAPGTSIGPIKEDIRTQLGFPEDCVVCTGTTDSIAAFLAARAIQPGQAVTSLGSTLAIKLLSTNRIENALFGVYSHRLDDKWLVGGASNTGGAVLRQIFTDEQLVKLSEHINPAEASPLDYYPLPAVGERFPVADPKMKPRLHPRPENDVEYLHGIFESIARIEAKAYGLLKDLGATKVEEVFTAGGGAKNGKWTKIRERVLGLPVSRATQTEAAYGAALLALKGAQSDVQ encoded by the exons ATG AAGATTTTACCGGTTCTGTCTTCTCTTCTTGCGCTGAACATTG ATAAAGGGAGAACAACAATTATGGCGTCTAGAATGGTTAGGAGTAAAGATAACGCGGGAGTTGGCGTTGATGTTGGTGGACGGCTATATCTTGGTATGGATTTTGGCACGTCTGGGGCTAGGTATGCTCTTATTGACCAACAAGGGACATTACGGGCTGAAGGAAAGAGGGATTATCCTTCTTACACG AGCAAAGATACAGAGGATTGGTTGTGCTCGTGGAAAACAACCCTTCACTTGCTTCTTGAAGATGTTCCCATTACTCTCCGCCCATTGGTTGCTTCTATCTCTATAGATGGAACTTCTGCAACAACTATCATTGTTGACAG TGAATCGGGAGAACCATTATGTAGGCCTTTCATGTACAATGAAAGTTGTACTGATGCTTTACCAGCAGTTAAGGCCATTGCCCCAGCAAACCACACAGTCTGCTCTGGTTCCTCTACATTGTGCAAACTTGTATCATGGTGGAACTCTGACAACTCGAAGAAAGAATCTGCATTGTTGTTGCATCAAGCAGATTGGTTATTGTGGCTTCTTCATGGCAAGCTTGGAGTGTCTGATTATAATAATGCTCTGAAG GTTGGCTACGATCCTGAACTTGAATCCTATCCAAGCTGGCTGCTTGCCCAGCCTTATTCACGCATTTTACCTTCAGTCCAGGCTCCTGGAACTTCAATTGGACCTATAAAGGAAGACATCAGAACACAGCTTG GGTTTCCAGAAGACTGTGTTGTCTGTACAGGAACCACTGATAGTATAGCTGCCTTTCTTGCTGCACGTGCTATACAACCTGGGCAAGCT GTAACATCTCTGGGTTCAACTCTTGCCATAAAACTACTAAGCACCAATAGAATTGAGAATGCACTGTTCGGGGTTTACAGCCATCGCCTTGATGACAAATGGCTTGTTGGTGGAGCTTCAAATACGGGCGGAGCTGTTCTTAGACAAATTTTTACTGATGAGCAACTGGTGAAACTGAGTGAGCATATCAATCCGGCAGAAGCTTCCCCTCTAGACTACTATCCTCTTCCAGCAGTTGGTGAGAGATTTCCCGTGGCAGATCCTAAAATGAAGCCCAG ATTGCATCCCCGTCCAGAAAACGATGTCGAGTACTTGCATGGGATTTTCGAATCCATTGCGCGGATAGAG GCTAAAGCTTATGGCTTGCTGAAAGATCTGGGAGCAACCAAGGTTGAAGAAGTGTTCACAGCGGGAGGAGGTGCGAAAAATGGAAAGTGGACGAAGATTCGAGAGAGGGTACTGGGCTTGCCTGTGAGCCGGGCTACTCAAACAGAGGCTGCTTATGGAGCTGCTTTATTGGCATTAAAGGGTGCACAATCAGATGTACAATAA